The genome window GCAGCAACAGCAACGCGACCTGCTCGATGCGTCGATGCAGTCGCCGCAGAACGACGTGCAGAAAGCGCTGGGCGATTTCTGGGCCAGCGGCCTGGACGAAGCGGCGGTGGAGAAGGACGGGTCCAACCCGATCGCACCGCTGCTCAGCCGCATCGACGCGATCAAGAAGGCCAAGGAGGTGCCGGCCTCGATCGCCGCGCTGCACCAGATCGGCATCCCGGTGGCGTTCAATTTCGGCGCCGACGTCGACCTGAAGGCGCTGGACCGCCACATCGGCTACTTCATGCAGGGCGGCATGGGCCTGCCCGACCCGGCCTACTACACCCGCACCGACGCCGACACCGTGGCGCTGATGGGCCGCTACCGCGCCTACGTCAAGCAGATCCTGACCCTGACCGGCACCCCGGCGGCCAAGCTCGAGGCCGACGCCCAGTCGGTGCTGCAGATCGAGACCGCGCTGGCGCGCAGCGCCAAGTCGCTGGCCGGCATCAACAACCCGTTCAACAACTACGCACCGATCTCCACCAAGGAGTTGAACAAGCAGTACCGCAACCTGCAGCTGGACGCGTTCCTGAAGGCGCAGGGCGTCAACGACGACCTGGTGTCGATGGCCGACCCGGACATGTTCAAGCAGCTCGACGGCATGATCGTCAGCATCAAGCCCGAGCAATGGAAGGCCTACCTGCGCTGGCGCGTCGGCGACGCGATGGCGCCGTACCTGTCCAAGAGCTTCCGCGACGCCAGCTTCGAGTTCCGCGGCCGCGTGCTGGAAGGCCAGACCCTGCCGCCGCAGCGCTGGTCGCAGGTGCTGGACGCGATCAACGTCGCCGCCGGCCCGATGCTGGGCCGCGAGTACGTCGGCCGCTATCTCAACGCCGACACCCGCCGCCAGGCCGAGAGCATCGCCGACCAGGTGCGCGACACCGAGATCGCCGCGATCAAGCGCAACACCTGGCTGAGCGAGTCGGCGCGCGCCGAAGCGCAGGCCAAGCTGGCCGCGCTGAAGATCGAGATCGGCGCGCCGCGCCGCGACCTGGACTACAGCGTGCAGCCGATGGGCCGCGGCAGCTTCGGCGGCAACATGCTGATCGCCTCCACCTGGCGCCACCGCGAGGAAATGAAGCGCATCGGCAAGGGCAACGCCGACCGCCGCTGGGACGTGCTGCCGCAGCAGCCGGCGCTGACCTACGACCTCGCCCAGAACCGCCTGATCGTCACCGCCGCGGTACTGCAGCCGCCGGCGTTCGTCGCCGGCGGCGATGCCGCCGCGCTGTACGGCGGCTACGGCGCGCTGGTCGCGCACGAACTGATCGGCGCGATCGACAGCAAGGGCAGCCAGGTCGACGCCAAGGGCGAACTGCGCAACTGGTGGACCGCGGAAGACAAGAACGCGTGGAACGCATTGAGCGCGCGCGCCGCGGCGCAGTACGGCGCCTACGACTTCCCCGGCGTGAAAGGCGCCAAGGTCAACGGCCAGCTGACCCAGGAACAGGACCTGACCGACATCGGCAGCGTCGAACTGGCCTGGCAGGCGTATGCCGCCGCCCAGCCCGCCGCCGGCGACGCCGGCAAGCAGGCGTTCTACAAGGCATGGGCCGGCCTGTGGGCGCAGCAGCTGTCGCCGAACGAAGCGGTGCAGCGCGTCACCGCCGACGTGCACGCGCCCGGCCGCTGGCGCGCCAACGGCCCGCTGGCCAACCTGCCCTCCTTCGCCGCCACCTTCACCTGCAAGGCCGGCCAGCCGATGGTGCGCAGCGACGCCGAGCAGATCCGCGTCTGGCCGTAATCGCAGTTCGCTAAGCAATACATGCACGACGGCGCGGGCAACCGCGCCGTCGTGCGTTGTGGCGATAGCGATCGACAAAACGCGCCAGCCTCGCGGCGTTTGGCAACGGCCATCGGCTCGACCAAGCCAACGCGCCGCGCCATCACCTGCGACGATGCGTCTCGAAGGACTACCCGATGCGCTCGAACGCACGCTCGCTCGCTCAGTTGCTGCGCGCGGATGCACCGACTCCCGAAATGCGCCGAGAGCGCATCACGGGCATCGCTACCGAAGTGGAAGTAGCCGCTTTGCGTGGGGCGATGTCGGATCGCCCCTCAGGATCGTTCGCTGCACGCGCCGGATCACTTCACTACAGCGGCGCCTGTCGATGCAGGCTGATCCCCCTCAGCGCACGATCCGCGGCCGCGGCGGCTTGCGCTTGCCGAACGGCGGCTGGCCGCGCCAGTAGCGGATCAGCAGCCAGCCGAACAGCATGCCGCCCAGGTGCGCGAAGTGCGCCACGCCCGGCTGCCAGCCGGTGAAGCCCATGATCAGCTCCAGCGCGCCGAACACGATCACGAAGGTGCGCGCCTTCATCGGAATCGGCGGGAACAGCAGCATCACCCGCTGGTTCGGGAACAGCATGCCGAACGCCAGCAACAGGCCGAACACGCCGCCGGAGGCGCCCAGGGTCGGATACGGATCGCCGCCGTTGCTTACCGTCCACCAGCCCACCAGCACCTGGCACAGGCCGGCGCCGGCCACGCACACCAGGTAGTAGGTCAGGAAGCGCTTGTTGCCCCAGGTCTGCTCCAGCGGACCGCCGAACATGTACAGCGCCAGCATATTGAACAACAGATGCGAGAAGCCGCCATGCAGGAAGCCGTAGGTCAGCAGCTGCCAGATCTGGAAGTTCTGCCCCGGCGAAAACGCATCGAAGTTACTGATCGGCCACAGCATGAAGGGCGCGAAGGTGTCGTCGCCCAGCAATAGCTGCAGCAGGAACACGGCCACATTGCCGATCAGCAGGGCTTGGGTCACAGGCGGAAGTCTGGGGAACATGGTCGTGTCCGTGGCAACTGCCCACCATCATAGCCGCTCGCTATTGCGGACCCCATAACGCCGCGTCGAGATCGCGCGCCGGCGTTGGGTCGCGCTTCACCCGTCCGCCCTGCACCGCCACGCCTTCGCCGCGCAGCCGCTGGCACTGTTCGCGGAAGCCGCGCGAGCCTTCCGCGAAGGCGATACGCCCGTTGCTGCGCAGCACCCGGTGCCAGGGCAGCGTGGTATCGGTGTTGCCGCCGAGCACGCGTGCGACCAGCCGCGCGCGGCCAGGCAAGCCGGCCAGCATCGCCACCTCGCCGTAGCCGCGCACCTGGCCTGAAGGAATCGCGCGGATCGTCGCCAGGATGCGGGCCTGGGCCAGTGCCGATGCCTCGGCGTGGGGTGCGGCGCGGCGCCCGCTCATGGCGGCAGCATCCGCGACGGCCGCGATACCAGCAGCACCCCGCCCAGCACCAGCAGCGTGCCGGCGATCTGCCAAGGCCCCATTGCCTCGCCCAGCAGCAGTACGCTGAGCACGATCGTCGAGACCGGACCGAGCATGCCGATCTGCGAGGCCAGGCCCGAGCCGATGCGCCGCAGCGCCAGCATCGTCGCCAGCACCGGCAGCGCCGTGCACACCGAGCCGTTGAGCAGCGACAGCGCATACACCGGCGTCGGCAGCAGCAAGCCGTGCAACGGCCGCAGCAGCAGGAACTGGACGATGCACAGCACGCAGGCGACCAGGCTGGCGTAGGCGGTCAGCCGCACCGCGCCGATCCGCGCCACCACATGCCCGCTGCCGACCAGGTACAGCGCATAGGCCATCGCGCTGCCGAACACCAGCAGGCTACCCCAGGCGGTGCGCGCGCCGCCGACCTGCAGGTCATGGCCGAAGGCAAGCAGCACGCCGAGATAGCTCAGTACCAGCGCCCACAGCTGGCGGCGCTGCGGCCGGCGACGGAAGACCAGCACGCCGATCAGCAGCACCAGGGTCGGGGTCAGGTACAGGATCAGCCGCTCCAGCGTGGCGGTGATGTAGGCCAGACCGAGGAAATCCAGGTAGCTAGCCACGTAGTAGCCGAGCACGCCGAGCGCGCAGATGCGCCAGCGGTCGCCACGCTGCAACGGCGGCGCGCGGCGCGCGGCCCAAAGCGCCATCGCCGCGAAGCACGGCAGCGCCACCAGCATGCGCAGCGCCAGCAGGGTCACCGCGTCCACGCCATAGCGATAGCCGAGCTTGACGATGATCGCCTTGCCAGAAAACCCGATCGCGCCGGCGGCAGCGAGCAGCACGCCGCGCATGTCGGCGGACGCGCTCGCCAGCGGGGCGGGAGTCGAGCGTCCGGGCGCGCTCATCGCCGGCCTGCACCCAGACGGAAGTGGACATCGTGCATGCCGCAAGTCTAAGGCCGCCGCGCAGCGCGCATGCCGGCCAGCACCGGCAACTGACCAACGCTATCGACCGAGAGCGGCGCCGCCGCGACAACGGCACGCGCCAGGGCCGGCCGCTGCAATCGCGCGTACCGATACGGGTACCGATAACTGCGTGCCTGCAAACTTCCTATAACGCGCCATGATTTCGCACCGACGGATCTTGACACCAGGATCATCCTTAAGATCACTTCAAGGGCGTTTCATTCATCTTGCAGCAAGGCTGCACGCCATGGTTGCGCATGCACTCCCGCGGACAACGGGTCGCCGCACATGGCATTCCTACCTGGCAGCGCCGGGAGTGCAGTGCCTGCTTGGCGAGCTGAAAAACGCTACTCAGCGCAATCGGCATTGATGACGCGCCCCGATCGCCGCACTCGCCTGCGGCTTTTGCACCGCCCTGTGGTTTCACAGCCCTGCCCCTCCCCCAGGTTCAATGCAGAGGATCCTATTCACATGTACAGCAAATCCGTTAGCCCATCGACCGGTACCTCGCCGCCGGAGATTTCCACCGAAGCAGCGCCCGCAGCCCCTCACGCAACGGCGCCACCTCCAGCCGAGGCGCCCGTGCCAGGCTTTTTGGCAGAGCGGGCGCCTCGCCGTAGTAGCAGCGATGCCGACAGACCCGCCACCGCGCCGGCGACACCTGAGCAAACGGCTGCGCACGTAGAACCTGCGACGCCCCAGGACAGCGGCGATCACGTGGCGGCTTCGTCTCTGGCGCATGCCCGCGCCTTCCTGGCGGCGGGTGCGCAGCGGGTCAACGGCGCCGCTTCGCATGCGGCCACACTGGCCACGTCGGCGTGGAGTAGCAGCGCATCCAGCATCGCATCGGCCGCCGAGCAGGTGTGGACGATGAGCGACCTGCGCACCATGCTGCAGTTACAGGCGAATGATCCAGAATTCCTGAGAATTCTGCGTGGTATCGATCCGGAGCAGCCAGCCGATTACACCTTGGCCTTGTGCCGCGAGCACATGGAGCAACTGAAGATACTGTGCAAGGATAATACGACTGATTCGGATCATTCGAATGATATGCCGCAGCATCTGCGCAAGGCGATTCGGAGGGATATCCGAGCGGTGGAGAAGGCGCTGGATCCGCTCGAAAATGGCACACCGGCAACGGGCCGAGCGCTGAAGTCCCTGGTCAACCTGGTCAATACCTGGCCGGTGCTGGTTCCCAGCCCGCTGCTGGCCAATCAGGCCAAGACGTTCGCCTACACGATCGCTGGCGTCACCAAGGGCGTCCTCGGGCTGTCGATGTCGGCATTGCGCTCGACCGCCGATGGCATGCCTTTTCCGCTGTGGAGCGGCCAATTGGGCCGGGAAGCCAACGAAGTCCATTTCTATGTGGGGCTGCTCAATGGCATTTTTCTTGCCACCGAAGTGCCCAAGAAATATTTCTCGGAATCGGTGAAGCAGACGGCCGAAGCGATCGACGACAGTCTCTACTTCCGTACAGGCGCCGTCGTCGCTGCCGCCGCCGTGCTGTTGACTCCGTTCGTCTGGAACAACGTCAAACAGATCGCCGGCCGGGCTCGCGATGGTGCCATGCGCATGGCCGCCAGTGGTGCGGAACGGGTCGGCCTAAGCGCTTTGGCGAAGCCGTTGCACGACCGGCTCGATCCCATCCAGGTCAGCGCAGAACTGCGCACTAGCTTGAACGAGATCTGGCTGCAGCTGGAGAACGGGCGCGCGGCATTCGAGCAAAGCCGCCGCGACTTCACCGCCCCAGGCAGCGGGCGCGAACTCACCCGCACGCTGAATTCCCAGTGCACCCATTTGCTGGAAACCTTGCACAACTGCAGCGAACGCTTCAGTAGCGCGGTGGGACTGGATCGCACGCAGGAGGGCATCGCGACGCATGGGTCGAGAAACTCCGATTTTGCTTCGAAACTGGCATTGACCATCCTGGCTGCCGGCGTCACCGGATCCACCGTGTTCTTGATCCAGCCCGACAAGATCGGCACCGCGGATGTGGTGGCCGATGCACTGGTGGTGACCGCAGTCATGGCGCAATCGGCCTGGAACAAGCAGGCCACCCGGCAAGACGCGATGGAACGCTTCAAGACGATGAACGCAGTCAGCATGGTGATGGTTCTCGCCCTAGGTGCGGACAAGTTGTCCAAGATCTTCACGCCCGAGGGCTTGATCGAGTCGTCCGCGAACTCGCCTTATTACGCAGGGCTGGTGATGGCGCTCATGTCGATGACGATGCCCGGCCCGATGGCGCGCGGCGCCGAGTTGGCGATGAACTGGGCCGCTGGCAAGATCATCGGCCGGTGCACGGATGCGAACGGCACCACCCTGGTCACACGCCAAGCGCAGACCGTCCAAGAGTTGCAGGAACACATGGCCAGCGTGCAGGAGCACGTCGCCGGCCTGAATCCCGAACAGCTAGAGCGGTACGAGGAACAGGTAGGCGCCAACGTGCAAAATCTCATCGCCAACGCTGGCGCAGCGCGGCAGCCGGCGCGAACGTCCGGCGTGACGATCAGCGAAATCGAAGAAGAAGAACCGACGCCGCCAGCGCACGAGGCGGGCGTCGAACCAGCGGCCACGCACAGCCCCGCGCATGGCGCATCCCAACCTAGCTGACGCCGGCGCAATCCCGGCACGCGTCCGCCCGGCCCAGTGCCGGGCGACGCTCAGCGCATCAGCACCAGGTCCTCGACCTGAGTCGCCCAGCCTTTCATAGTCGTCTTCGAGCCATAGTTTCTGGCAATGGATAAGGTCAACATGAGCGGCAAGCGGTCACGCGTCGGTGCGGCCGCCGCGCAGCGTGCGCGGGCCAGCACTCGACAACTCGCCACCTCCACCGCGCAATAATTGCGCCGCCGCGACAACGGCAGCAGCCGGGGCCGGCCGCTGCAATCGCGCGTGCCGATAACTGCATGCCTGCAAACTTCCTATAACGCGAGATGATTTCCCTATGACGGGATATGATTTCGCACCGACGGTGTCTTCGCACCAAAATGGCGATTACGGTCATTTCAAGGGCGTTCCATTCATCTTGGAGCAAGGCTGCGGGACATGGTTGCGCATGCACCGCGCGGACAACGGATCGCCGCACATGGCATTCATGCCTGGTGCTGGAAGCGCCGGGAATCCAATGCCTGCTTGGCGAACTGAAAAATGCGACGCAGCGCAATCGGCATTGATGGCGCCCCCGATCGCCGCACTCGCCTGCGGCTTTTGCACCGCCCTGTGGTTTCACAGCCCTGCCCCTCCCCCAGGTTCAATACAGAGGATCCTATTCACATGTACAGCAAATCCGTTAGCGCATCGTCCGGCACCCCACTACCGGAGATTTCCACCGAAGCAGCGCCCGCAGCGCCTCACGCAACGGCGCCGCCGCCAGCCGAAGCGCCCGTGTCAGGCGTTTTGGCGGAGCGGGCGCCTCGCCGTAGTAGCAGCGATGCCGACAGACCCACCACCGCGCCGGCGACACCTGAGCAAACGGCTGCGCACGTAGAACCTGCGACGCCCCAGGACAGCGGCGATCACGCGGCGGCTTCGCCCCTGGCGCATGCCCGCGCCTTCCTGGCGGCGGGTGCGCAGCGGGTCAACGGCGCCGCTTCGCATGCGGCCACACTGGCCACGTCGGCGTGGAGTAGCAGCGCATCCAGCATCGCATCGGCCGCCGAGCAGGTGTGGACGATGAGCGACCTGCGCACCATGCTGCAGTTACAGGCGAACGATCCAGAATTCCTGAAAATTCTGCGTGGCAGCGATCCGGAGCAGCCAGCCGGCTACACCTTGGCCTCGTGCCGCAAGCACGTGAAGCAACTGAGGACACTGTGCAACGATAATTCGAATGATATGCCGAAGCATCTGCGCAGCGCGATTCTGAGCGATATCCAAGCGGTGGAGAAGGCGCTGGATCCGCTCGAAAATGGCACACCGGCGACGGGCCGGGCGCTGAAGTCCTTGGTCAACCTGGTCAATGCCTGGCCATTGCTGGTTCCCAGCCCGCTGCTGGCCAATCAGGCCAAGACGTTCGCCTACTCGATCGCTGGCGCCACCAGGGGCGTCCTCGGGGTGTCGATGTCGGCATTGCGCTCGACCGCCGATGGCATGCCTTTTCCGCTGTTGGGCGGCCAATTGGGCCGGGAAGCCAACGAAATGCATTTCTATGCGTGGCTGCTCAATGGCATTTTTCTTGCCACCGAAGTGCCCAAGAAATATTTCTCGGGATCGGTGAAGCAAAAGGCCGAAGCGATCGACAACAGCCTCTACTTCCGTTCGGGCGCCGCCGTCGCTGCCGCCGCCGTGCTGGTGACTCCGTTCGTCTGGAACAACGTCAAACAGATCGCCGGCCTAGCTCGCGATGGTGCCATACGTATGGCCGCCAATGGTGCCGAACGGGTCGGCCTAAGCGATTGGGCGAAGCCGTTGCACGACCGGCTCGATCCCATCCAGGTCAGCGAAGAACTGCGCACTAGCTTGAACCATATCTGGCTGCAGCTGGAGAACGGGCGAACGGCATTCGAGCAAAGCCGCCGCAACTTCACCGAAGACGGCGGGCGGGAACTCACCAGTACGCTCAATTCCCAGTGCACCCATTTGCTGGAAACCTTGCACAACTGCAGCGAACGCTTCAGTAACGCGTTGGGACTGGATCGCACGCAGGAGGGCATCGCGCCGCAGGGGACGAAGAACTCCGATTTCTCTTCCAAACTGGCGTTGACCATCCTGGGTGCAGGCGTCACCGGATCCACCGTGTTCTTCATCCAACCCGACAAGATCGGCACCGCGGATCTGGTGGCCGATTCGATGGTGGTGACCGCGGTCATGGCGCAATCGGCCTGGAACAAGCAGGCCACCCGACAAGACGCGATGGAACGCTTCAAGGCGATGAGCGCGGGCAGCATGGTGATGGCGCTCGCGCTGGGAGCGGACAAGTTCTCCAAGAGCTTCACGCCCAACGGCCTGATCGAGTCGTCCCCGAACTCGCCGTATTACGCAGGACTGGTGATGACGCTCATGTCGATGACGATGCCCGGCCCGATGGCGCGCGGCGCCGAATTGGCGATGAACTGGGCCGCTGGCAAGATCATCGGCCGGTGCACGGATGCGAACGGCACCACCCTGGTCACACGCCAAGCGCAGACTGTCCAAGAGTTGCAGGAACACGTGGCCAGCGTGCAGGAGCACGTCGCCGGCCTGAATCCCGAACAGCTAGAGCAGTACGAGGAACAGGTAGGCGCCAACGTGCAAAATCTCATCGCCAACGCTGGCATAGCGCGGCAGACGGCGCGAACGTCCGGCGTGACGATCAGCGAAATCGAAGAAGAAGAACCGACGCCGCCAGCGCACGAGGCGGGCGTCGAACCAGCGGCCACGCACAGCCCCGCGCATGGCGCATCCCAACCTAGCTGACGCCGGCGCAATCCCGGCACGCGCCCGCCCGGCCCAGTGCCGGGCGACGCTCAGCGCATCAGCACCACTTCCTCGGCGGAGGTCGGATGGATCGCCACCGTGTCCTCCAGCTGGCGCTTGGTCACGCCCAGCTGCAGCGCCACCGCGAAGCCCTGCAGGATCTCGTCGGCGCCGTCGCCGAGCAGGTGGAAGCCGACCACCCGCTGCTCTTCGCCGACGCACACCAGCTTGAATAGGCTGCGCTGCGGCGAGCCGGCCAGCGCATGCAGCATCGGCCGGAAATTGCTGCGGTACACCGTCACCGCCTCGCCATAGCGCGCCCGCGCCTGCTCTTCGCCCAGGCCGACCTGGCCCAGCGGCGGATGCGAAAACACCACGCTGGGCACGTTGTCGTAGTCCAGCCGCGCGTGGCGCCGGTCGCCGAACAGGCGCTCCATCAGCTTGCGCCCGGCGGCGATCGCCACAGGGGTCAGGCCGACCTTGCCGGCCACGTCGCCGATCGCGTACAGCCCCGGCACGTCGGTGTTCTGGTACTCGTCCACCACGATCTCGCGCTTGTCGCCGATGCGTACGCCCAGCGCTTCCAGGCCGATGTCCCGGCTGTTCGGCCGGCGCCCGATCGCGAAGAACACCTGGTCGAACGTCTCGCTCGGCTGCGCGTGCGCGTCGTACAACTGCAAGCCCTGCTCGCCGCGGCGCAGGGCGCTGGCGCGATAGCCGAAATGCAGGCGCACGCCTTGGTGACGCAGGTTCTCGCCGAGCTGCAGAGCCAGTTCCGCATCGAAACGCTCCAGCAGGCGCTTACCCTGCACGAACAACTCGACGCGGCTGCCCAGCGCCTGCAGCAGGCCCGCCAGCTCCACCGCGATATAGCCGCCACCGACGATCGCCACCCGCGGCGGCGCTTCGCACAGGTTGAAGAAATCGTCCGACACCAGGCCCAGCGCTGCGCCCTCGATCGGCGGCCGCAGCGCGTGCGCGCCGGTGGCGATCACCACATGGGCGGCACTGACCCGCACGCCGTCGCCGCATTCCACCGTATGCGCATCCAGCAGCCGGCCGCGCTGTGGAATCAACACCACGCCGTCGGCATCCAGGCGCCGCCGGTAACTGCCGTGGATGTTGCCGATATAACCCTGGCGATGCGCCACCAGTTCCGGCCACGACAGGGTGGAACTGGGAATGGAGAAGCCGATGTCGCGCGCCAGGTCGATGCGCCCGACCAGATCGGCGGCCAGCCACATCGCCTTCTTCGGCACGCAGCCGATGTTGACGCAGGTGCCGCCAAGCGCGCCCGGCTCCAGGATCGCCACGCGCGCGCCGAGGCCGGCGGCGCGGAACGCGGTGGCCAGACCACCGGAACCGCCACCGAGCACCAGCAGGTCGTAGTCGTAGGCGGCAGCGCTCACTGGAAACGCTCCACGCGGTACGGCGTGGGGTCGATTGCAGGCACCTGCCCGCAGATCAGGTCGGCCATCAGTTGTCCTGTCGCGCTGCTCATGCTGATGCCGAGCATGCCATGGCCGGCTGCCAGCCAGACGTGAGGATGCCGCGGCGAACGCCCCAGCGCCGGCAAGTCGTCCCAGGTCATCGGCCGCCAGCCGTACCAGCGCTCGCGCAGCTGCGGGCCTTCCGGTTCGTGCAGGTAATGCCGCGCAGCGCGTTGCAACGCTGCCAGGCGCACTGCATTCAAGCGCGTATCGTGACCAGAGAATTCCATCGTGCTGCCAAGGCGGAAACCGCTGCCCCAGGTGGTGACGCAGACCAGCGGATCCTTCAGCACCACCGGCCGCGTCGGCGCCAGCACCGGCCGCGTGTAGGTGATCGAATAGCCCTTGCCGGCCTGGATCGGCAGGCGCACTCCCAGCAGCGCCGCCAGTGCCGGCGACCATGGCCCGGCCGCCAGCACCAGGTCGCGCGCACGCCGCGGGCCGTGCGCGGTGTCCACGCGCACGCCGTCGGCATCCGGCTGCAGCGCCTGCACCCGGCAGTGTTCCTCGATCGTCGCCCCGCGCTCGCGCAGCGCGCGCGCCAGTTCGGCGGTATAGCGGTCAGGGCGCAGATGCGCATCGCCGGGAAAATGCACCGCGCCGACCACCACGTCGCGGAACGCCGGCTGCTGGCGCAGGTAGTCGGCGCCGCCGATTACCCGGGTGCGGATGCCGAGCCGTTCCAGCGCCACGCATTCTTCGGCGTAATGCTCGAAGTTGCGTCGATCGCCGAACACGTAGTCCAGCCCTTCCGCCTTGAATTCGCAGTCCAGTCCATAGCGCTCGATCCAGGCGACCAGACGCGTGTGCGCATCGTCGAGCAGCGCCGCGCGCGCCTGCGCGCTGGCCAGCCAGTCGCGCGCATTGCAGCGCGCGCGAAAGCGCAGCAGCCACTGCCATAGCGCCGGATCCAGGCGCGGGCGGATGTACAGCGGCGCATCCGGACGCAGCATCCAGCGCAACGCACGCCACGGCACGCCGGGCGCGGCCAGCGGTGGCGCGTGGCTGGGGGTGATGGTGCCGCAGTTGCCGTGCGAGGTCGCAGCGCCGACGCCACCCGCGTCCAGGATCCGCACCTGGCGGCCGGCCTCCAGCAGCGCCAGGCCGGTGGCCAGTCCGATCGCGCCGGCGCCGACGATCAGTACATCGTCTTGCGGGAGCGCGTTCATTGCGCCGGCTCGGCCGTATCGCGGCGGCGCAGCGGCTGCCAGCGCAGGTAGGTCGCCGAGCGCCATAGCCATTCCGCCGGGCCGAAACGGAACCGCCGCAACCACAGCTGCGACAGCGCCACCTGCAGCGCGAACAGCGCGAACGCAAACGGAATCTGCCAGACCCGCGGCAGGCGTTCGAAATACCCCAGGCCGTAGCCGTAGAACAGCGTGGTGCACAGCAGCGACTGCAGCAGGTAGTTGCTCAACGCCATGCGTCCGGCCGGCGCCAGCCAGCGCAGCGCCGGGGCCAAGCGCACCAGCCAGGCGGCGTAGCCCAGCGCCATCATGCCGCTAGCCAGCGTGGCCAAGGCGAAGGCGCTACCCAGGCGCAGGTCCAGGCGCGCCGGATCCATCCACGGCTCCAGCCGGAAGCTCAGCAGCATCAGCGCCATGCCCAGCGGCAGCACGCCCCAGCGCAGCGCCGCCAGCAACCGCGGGCGCCGCTGCGGCTGCTGCGCCAGGCCGCTGCGCACGCACCAGGCGCCGAGCAGGAACATGCCGAAGATGGTCGGCGCATTGAACACCAGCATGCCCAGCGCATCGACCATATCGCGCAGGCGCTGCGCGGTGGCCTCGGCGTAGCTGCCATGGCCGAAGACCTGGCGGTGCTGCGCTAGCGCCACCGCCCCCAGTTGCGCCTGTTCGGCCATGTCCTGGTGCCAGCGCGCGGCAGCGTGCGGATCGGCCTGCGCCGCCGAAGCGCTCGCGCCCGCCAGCAGCGACAGCAGCGGCGAGCACAGATAGACCGCCAGCGCCATCCACGGCAGCCAGCGCGTGGGCGCTGCGCGAAAGGCCAGCAGCATGAACCCCAGCAGCGCATAGCCGACCAGAATGTCGCCGGACCACAGCAACAGCGCATGCAGCACGCCGATCAGCAGCAGCACCGCGCTGCGGCGCACGAACAAGCCGCCGAACGCGCGCCGCGCCGCCTCGGCGCGCTGCGCCATCACCGCAAAGCCCATGCCGAACAGCAACGCGAACAAGATGTAGAACTTGCCTTGCACCAGCAGGTAGACCGCCGCATCGGCGATGCGGTCGGCGCCGCGCAGCAGCGGGTCCAGCCCGGTCGTCGCCGTATCCAGCGGACCGACGAAGCCCTCGATGTTCATCAGCAGGATGCCAAGCAGCGCGAAACCGC of Xanthomonas translucens pv. cerealis contains these proteins:
- the xopX gene encoding XopX family type III secretion system effector; amino-acid sequence: MYSKSVSPSTGTSPPEISTEAAPAAPHATAPPPAEAPVPGFLAERAPRRSSSDADRPATAPATPEQTAAHVEPATPQDSGDHVAASSLAHARAFLAAGAQRVNGAASHAATLATSAWSSSASSIASAAEQVWTMSDLRTMLQLQANDPEFLRILRGIDPEQPADYTLALCREHMEQLKILCKDNTTDSDHSNDMPQHLRKAIRRDIRAVEKALDPLENGTPATGRALKSLVNLVNTWPVLVPSPLLANQAKTFAYTIAGVTKGVLGLSMSALRSTADGMPFPLWSGQLGREANEVHFYVGLLNGIFLATEVPKKYFSESVKQTAEAIDDSLYFRTGAVVAAAAVLLTPFVWNNVKQIAGRARDGAMRMAASGAERVGLSALAKPLHDRLDPIQVSAELRTSLNEIWLQLENGRAAFEQSRRDFTAPGSGRELTRTLNSQCTHLLETLHNCSERFSSAVGLDRTQEGIATHGSRNSDFASKLALTILAAGVTGSTVFLIQPDKIGTADVVADALVVTAVMAQSAWNKQATRQDAMERFKTMNAVSMVMVLALGADKLSKIFTPEGLIESSANSPYYAGLVMALMSMTMPGPMARGAELAMNWAAGKIIGRCTDANGTTLVTRQAQTVQELQEHMASVQEHVAGLNPEQLERYEEQVGANVQNLIANAGAARQPARTSGVTISEIEEEEPTPPAHEAGVEPAATHSPAHGASQPS
- the xopX gene encoding XopX family type III secretion system effector, which codes for MYSKSVSASSGTPLPEISTEAAPAAPHATAPPPAEAPVSGVLAERAPRRSSSDADRPTTAPATPEQTAAHVEPATPQDSGDHAAASPLAHARAFLAAGAQRVNGAASHAATLATSAWSSSASSIASAAEQVWTMSDLRTMLQLQANDPEFLKILRGSDPEQPAGYTLASCRKHVKQLRTLCNDNSNDMPKHLRSAILSDIQAVEKALDPLENGTPATGRALKSLVNLVNAWPLLVPSPLLANQAKTFAYSIAGATRGVLGVSMSALRSTADGMPFPLLGGQLGREANEMHFYAWLLNGIFLATEVPKKYFSGSVKQKAEAIDNSLYFRSGAAVAAAAVLVTPFVWNNVKQIAGLARDGAIRMAANGAERVGLSDWAKPLHDRLDPIQVSEELRTSLNHIWLQLENGRTAFEQSRRNFTEDGGRELTSTLNSQCTHLLETLHNCSERFSNALGLDRTQEGIAPQGTKNSDFSSKLALTILGAGVTGSTVFFIQPDKIGTADLVADSMVVTAVMAQSAWNKQATRQDAMERFKAMSAGSMVMALALGADKFSKSFTPNGLIESSPNSPYYAGLVMTLMSMTMPGPMARGAELAMNWAAGKIIGRCTDANGTTLVTRQAQTVQELQEHVASVQEHVAGLNPEQLEQYEEQVGANVQNLIANAGIARQTARTSGVTISEIEEEEPTPPAHEAGVEPAATHSPAHGASQPS
- the gorA gene encoding glutathione-disulfide reductase — protein: MSAAAYDYDLLVLGGGSGGLATAFRAAGLGARVAILEPGALGGTCVNIGCVPKKAMWLAADLVGRIDLARDIGFSIPSSTLSWPELVAHRQGYIGNIHGSYRRRLDADGVVLIPQRGRLLDAHTVECGDGVRVSAAHVVIATGAHALRPPIEGAALGLVSDDFFNLCEAPPRVAIVGGGYIAVELAGLLQALGSRVELFVQGKRLLERFDAELALQLGENLRHQGVRLHFGYRASALRRGEQGLQLYDAHAQPSETFDQVFFAIGRRPNSRDIGLEALGVRIGDKREIVVDEYQNTDVPGLYAIGDVAGKVGLTPVAIAAGRKLMERLFGDRRHARLDYDNVPSVVFSHPPLGQVGLGEEQARARYGEAVTVYRSNFRPMLHALAGSPQRSLFKLVCVGEEQRVVGFHLLGDGADEILQGFAVALQLGVTKRQLEDTVAIHPTSAEEVVLMR
- a CDS encoding NAD(P)/FAD-dependent oxidoreductase — encoded protein: MNALPQDDVLIVGAGAIGLATGLALLEAGRQVRILDAGGVGAATSHGNCGTITPSHAPPLAAPGVPWRALRWMLRPDAPLYIRPRLDPALWQWLLRFRARCNARDWLASAQARAALLDDAHTRLVAWIERYGLDCEFKAEGLDYVFGDRRNFEHYAEECVALERLGIRTRVIGGADYLRQQPAFRDVVVGAVHFPGDAHLRPDRYTAELARALRERGATIEEHCRVQALQPDADGVRVDTAHGPRRARDLVLAAGPWSPALAALLGVRLPIQAGKGYSITYTRPVLAPTRPVVLKDPLVCVTTWGSGFRLGSTMEFSGHDTRLNAVRLAALQRAARHYLHEPEGPQLRERWYGWRPMTWDDLPALGRSPRHPHVWLAAGHGMLGISMSSATGQLMADLICGQVPAIDPTPYRVERFQ